In one Erythrobacteraceae bacterium WH01K genomic region, the following are encoded:
- the rnpA gene encoding ribonuclease P protein component: MRKRSDFLAANRGLRVARPGFVLLANPNGGPAGGKGKRFGITVTKKVGNAVIRNRMKRRFRELLRDALPQEGLPDHDHVLIGRDAGIERDFAALRAELSAALERAREGKSDPRRGRRPKRGARGDKPSQAGKSRK; this comes from the coding sequence ATGCGCAAGCGATCCGATTTCCTCGCGGCGAATCGCGGGCTGCGCGTTGCGCGCCCCGGCTTCGTGCTGCTGGCAAACCCCAATGGCGGCCCGGCCGGGGGGAAGGGCAAGAGGTTCGGCATCACCGTCACGAAGAAGGTCGGCAACGCCGTCATCCGCAACCGGATGAAGCGGCGGTTCCGCGAATTGCTGCGCGATGCGCTTCCGCAGGAGGGGCTGCCCGATCACGACCATGTCCTGATCGGCCGTGATGCCGGTATCGAAAGGGATTTCGCGGCCTTGCGGGCAGAGCTTTCCGCCGCTCTCGAAAGGGCACGCGAAGGCAAGTCCGACCCACGCCGAGGCCGCCGCCCGAAAAGGGGCGCGCGCGGCGACAAGCCGTCGCAGGCAGGCAAGTCCCGCAAATGA
- the rpmH gene encoding 50S ribosomal protein L34: MKRTFQPSNLVRARRHGFFARKATVGGRKVLRARRKRGRKKLTA, encoded by the coding sequence ATGAAGCGGACTTTCCAGCCCAGCAATCTCGTTCGCGCCCGCCGCCACGGCTTCTTCGCGCGCAAGGCGACCGTCGGTGGCCGCAAGGTCCTCCGCGCCCGTCGCAAGCGCGGCCGCAAGAAGCTGACCGCCTGA
- a CDS encoding alpha/beta hydrolase: MTLVLAMFACVAAPAAAQNYVVIETIVEEWVVEEWVEVGASRATPFHAAPAMPEAVASYGAFRVLDDRTAALVGVTGTASPANFAAMLEDYPHLSTLRLVECPGTDDDVANLELGRMIRGAGIATHVPAGGSVRSGAVELFLSGAARSIDDGAEFAVHSWMDDLGREADDYAANAPIHAEYVGFYQEMGFSAEDARAFYDMTNSVPHDSARWLTAQDMRGWIGQGYEAAGADAAVQVPNVAAPRIAYLDLGAPTF; encoded by the coding sequence ATGACCCTCGTCCTCGCGATGTTCGCGTGCGTCGCCGCGCCCGCGGCCGCGCAGAACTACGTCGTGATCGAGACGATCGTGGAGGAGTGGGTCGTCGAGGAATGGGTCGAAGTCGGCGCCAGCCGCGCCACCCCCTTCCACGCGGCCCCTGCCATGCCGGAGGCGGTCGCCAGCTATGGCGCGTTCCGCGTGCTGGACGATCGGACCGCTGCGCTGGTGGGTGTGACCGGCACGGCCAGCCCGGCCAATTTCGCCGCCATGCTGGAAGATTATCCGCACCTCTCAACGCTGCGCCTCGTGGAATGCCCGGGCACGGACGATGACGTCGCGAACCTGGAACTGGGCCGGATGATTCGCGGTGCCGGTATCGCGACCCACGTTCCAGCCGGCGGTTCGGTGCGCTCGGGCGCGGTCGAGCTGTTCCTGTCCGGTGCTGCGCGCAGCATCGATGACGGTGCGGAATTTGCGGTTCACAGCTGGATGGACGATCTGGGGCGGGAAGCAGACGACTATGCCGCCAATGCCCCGATCCATGCCGAATATGTCGGCTTCTACCAGGAAATGGGATTTTCGGCAGAGGATGCGCGCGCCTTTTACGACATGACCAATTCCGTCCCGCACGATTCGGCCCGCTGGCTGACGGCGCAGGACATGCGCGGCTGGATCGGTCAAGGCTACGAAGCAGCCGGCGCGGACGCCGCCGTACAGGTGCCGAATGTTGCCGCTCCGCGGATTGCCTATCTTGACTTGGGGGCGCCGACCTTCTAA
- a CDS encoding recombinase family protein: MSIPATIYCRISTREQTKGSGIPRQLELCRAMCARHGWEHSPDREIHDEGKSAYHGMNRAQGGMLWQFEQDAEAGLYDNGHVLVVEHLDRISRAGWDEVYDFLKTMTQQGVTVAVVDGERTFAAHKRVELSQVMEVVIKGDVAREESEKKSVRIAEAWRIKREKAQAGERKAMTSRVPAWIDVDPESKLMSLNPYRASVLEEMFQWSADGLGANATAKRLNERDEESWSSAGNGWQPSYIKRLLQNRAAIGEYQPKKRSREDRAGKPVGEAILDYYPQAISADLFNSVQNARSKRVNAGGRRGRTQANLFSGIAKCAHCGSTMSYIIKAKKGALKKTNTGSGKPMEYRLRQSESYLVCDNANRGRGCENNTKVRYEFLEPLVLDNFLHMATRGKLDDRQSALVKLRKETAEAQREFDDYDARLTNLVDSLSRTGSEAVEEAISSLEVKRNNCKQRLQELTERLALQSSEATPKEHAQAVAALRSSIDEFETRVKVNSIFRQTITSMACFVNRDTAILGFGALLTIQSDGSVGGEYFAELDGGENAKDWAAQTSIDT; this comes from the coding sequence ATGTCCATACCGGCCACAATTTATTGCAGAATTTCAACGCGAGAACAGACCAAAGGGTCAGGCATCCCGCGCCAACTTGAACTATGTCGCGCCATGTGCGCCAGACACGGCTGGGAACACTCACCGGACCGCGAAATTCACGACGAGGGCAAGTCAGCATATCACGGCATGAACCGCGCCCAGGGCGGAATGCTTTGGCAGTTTGAGCAAGACGCGGAAGCTGGGCTGTATGACAATGGCCATGTCCTCGTCGTTGAGCACTTGGACCGGATCAGCCGTGCGGGCTGGGACGAGGTTTATGACTTCCTCAAAACCATGACACAGCAAGGCGTGACGGTCGCTGTGGTCGATGGCGAGCGCACCTTTGCAGCGCATAAACGTGTCGAACTTTCTCAGGTCATGGAAGTCGTCATCAAGGGTGATGTCGCGCGCGAGGAAAGCGAGAAGAAAAGCGTCCGCATCGCGGAAGCTTGGCGCATCAAACGTGAAAAAGCCCAAGCGGGTGAACGGAAGGCGATGACTTCTAGGGTTCCAGCGTGGATTGACGTTGACCCGGAATCGAAGCTCATGTCCCTCAACCCATATCGCGCTTCCGTCCTCGAAGAGATGTTCCAGTGGTCGGCTGACGGACTCGGGGCAAATGCAACAGCGAAGCGGTTGAATGAACGAGACGAGGAATCTTGGAGCAGTGCAGGTAACGGATGGCAACCGAGCTACATCAAACGCCTCCTGCAAAACCGCGCCGCGATAGGCGAGTATCAGCCGAAGAAACGCTCACGCGAGGATAGGGCTGGGAAGCCAGTGGGCGAAGCAATCCTAGACTATTACCCGCAAGCGATCTCGGCTGACCTCTTCAATTCCGTCCAGAACGCTCGCAGCAAGCGAGTAAACGCAGGAGGCAGGCGAGGCCGAACGCAGGCGAACTTATTCAGCGGCATCGCCAAATGCGCGCACTGCGGCAGCACCATGTCCTACATCATCAAAGCCAAGAAAGGCGCGTTGAAGAAAACGAATACGGGCAGCGGAAAACCAATGGAGTATCGGCTGCGCCAATCCGAAAGCTATCTCGTGTGCGACAACGCAAACCGTGGGCGGGGCTGCGAGAACAACACCAAGGTCCGATACGAATTCCTCGAACCTCTCGTGCTAGACAACTTCCTCCACATGGCCACGCGCGGCAAATTGGATGACCGACAATCTGCCCTCGTCAAACTTCGGAAAGAAACCGCCGAAGCGCAGCGCGAATTCGACGACTATGATGCGCGCTTGACCAATCTCGTCGATAGCCTCAGCCGCACAGGGAGCGAAGCTGTCGAAGAGGCCATTTCGTCACTCGAAGTGAAAAGAAACAATTGCAAACAAAGGCTACAAGAGCTTACCGAACGACTAGCCCTTCAGTCCAGCGAGGCCACACCAAAAGAACACGCTCAGGCCGTAGCTGCGCTACGTTCCTCCATCGACGAATTTGAAACGCGGGTGAAGGTCAATTCAATCTTCCGCCAAACTATCACCTCGATGGCTTGCTTCGTAAATCGCGATACTGCCATCCTTGGGTTCGGCGCGCTATTGACTATTCAGAGCGATGGCAGTGTCGGAGGCGAATATTTTGCCGAACTTGACGGCGGTGAGAACGCAAAGGATTGGGCAGCTCAGACATCCATCGACACGTAA
- a CDS encoding SHOCT domain-containing protein translates to MKAKLTPLTSVLALALAVSSSPALAGPDEDLRDAARFEAKEYRNAGWPVDRCYVGITFGDGLVLTGAGDLQPGDRLTSVNSVDVTDADIPAITNAFAEAQVGGYVPVTYERDGVPASTQMLCGNLADEQTRILDALDYAGKKDWYDCIDALEGLTDRYAVNLKIRCASVSRKRDDYPIRQWTDGLARDVISSADIATSLREEAAKSLRNARFNLSGAVYADLLSTVQSWDDGAVWDSVKPDHALLSEAARQAIRNRLIDPSSAIIEMPYGFVFGEWKSWIAGTHTGFITCGYVNAKNRMGGYVGQTAFVAVVTEAGLPVFADMDKANSSLGLVNSQCNKTIPMLPPAPFEEPAEADPTPVIIKEGPSLADELAELADLHAAGVLTDAEYAEAKAKVIAGD, encoded by the coding sequence ATGAAAGCTAAACTGACACCACTAACATCCGTTCTCGCCTTGGCTTTAGCCGTCTCATCATCTCCCGCATTAGCTGGGCCCGATGAAGACTTGCGGGATGCAGCACGGTTCGAGGCGAAGGAATATAGGAATGCGGGCTGGCCAGTGGACCGATGCTATGTAGGTATTACATTCGGCGATGGCTTGGTCCTGACTGGCGCGGGTGACTTACAGCCGGGTGACCGCTTGACGTCCGTCAACAGCGTGGATGTGACTGACGCAGACATTCCTGCAATCACGAATGCTTTCGCTGAGGCTCAGGTCGGCGGCTACGTCCCGGTAACGTATGAGCGCGACGGCGTTCCAGCATCGACGCAGATGTTATGCGGCAATCTAGCCGATGAGCAGACCAGAATTCTCGACGCGTTGGACTACGCAGGAAAGAAGGACTGGTATGACTGCATCGACGCGCTGGAAGGGCTAACAGACCGCTATGCGGTGAACTTGAAAATTCGCTGCGCCTCAGTCTCGAGAAAGCGGGACGATTATCCCATCCGTCAATGGACGGATGGTTTGGCAAGAGATGTGATAAGCTCAGCTGACATTGCAACATCATTGCGAGAAGAGGCAGCTAAGTCGCTCCGAAATGCTAGGTTCAATCTCTCCGGTGCCGTCTACGCTGACCTTCTGTCCACGGTACAATCTTGGGATGACGGAGCAGTTTGGGATTCAGTGAAGCCTGACCATGCATTGCTCAGCGAGGCAGCGAGGCAGGCAATCCGCAACAGGCTAATCGACCCTAGCTCAGCCATCATCGAGATGCCCTACGGCTTCGTATTTGGTGAATGGAAATCTTGGATTGCCGGAACACATACGGGCTTCATCACCTGCGGCTATGTCAACGCTAAGAACCGCATGGGAGGCTATGTGGGCCAAACGGCTTTCGTCGCCGTAGTGACTGAGGCCGGCCTCCCTGTATTCGCGGACATGGACAAAGCAAATAGCTCGCTGGGTCTTGTGAATTCGCAGTGCAACAAGACCATTCCCATGCTCCCACCAGCCCCCTTTGAAGAACCAGCCGAAGCAGACCCAACGCCAGTCATCATCAAGGAAGGACCAAGCCTAGCGGACGAGCTTGCTGAGCTCGCTGACCTCCATGCAGCAGGTGTTCTCACAGATGCCGAATATGCGGAAGCCAAAGCGAAGGTCATTGCTGGCGACTGA
- a CDS encoding recombinase family protein, with the protein MKIGYARVSSNEQDLTIQLDALSECEKVFSEKVSGTSTSKREQLLLCMEFIREGDVLVVTRIDRLARSVKDLEGIVETLKAKGAGLQATEQSIDTTTPAGMAFFQMLGVFAQFETAIRRERQMEGIAKAKARGVYANRKRTIDRDKVKQLLAEGNTPSSVAKQLGISRMSIWRTQQEA; encoded by the coding sequence ATGAAGATAGGATACGCTCGCGTAAGCAGCAATGAACAGGACCTTACCATCCAGCTTGATGCCCTGAGTGAATGTGAAAAGGTCTTTAGTGAAAAGGTTAGCGGCACTTCGACAAGCAAACGAGAACAACTCCTCCTCTGTATGGAGTTCATACGAGAAGGTGATGTTCTGGTTGTAACCCGCATCGACCGACTGGCCCGTAGTGTGAAGGACTTGGAAGGCATAGTGGAGACGTTGAAGGCCAAGGGTGCGGGTCTGCAAGCAACTGAACAATCCATCGACACCACTACACCAGCAGGGATGGCATTCTTCCAGATGCTAGGCGTGTTCGCGCAGTTTGAAACCGCTATACGGCGAGAACGACAGATGGAAGGGATTGCGAAGGCAAAGGCTCGCGGGGTTTATGCCAATCGTAAGCGGACCATAGATAGGGATAAGGTCAAGCAACTGCTCGCAGAGGGCAACACTCCATCCAGTGTGGCAAAGCAGCTTGGAATCAGCCGTATGTCTATATGGCGTACTCAACAGGAAGCATAG
- a CDS encoding phage terminase large subunit has translation MAVPKIELNSDQEEAFKLATNAKNAYLLFYGPSRSGKSFLILYLIISRAMRAPESRHICFRGARNACEASLFKLTLRQVMSSCFPGLIDQCEVRLSDMQLVLPNKSVIMFDGLDADRLDKVLGQEYNTVWINECNDPEITYETVSQLMTRMSSVTKTLDGSTLANKMFFDCNPKWYSDWEYKAFILGVNPSDGNAMPDAHEWVSCKLNTKANLANISKDYMKRLAAGSAASRKRFIEGEWSSDNSDALFNVDWINEHRIPKPLSVITPLDTLSLLADQGINLSRITVAVDPAKTNDKKSDLHGLTVQGLAHDHEGNAHVYVLADYSKKCSTDAICIAMVEAMNAWSADRIVFEDNATGGWLTSTLRQYTHHIPKNLNANSRTGGKSTRAEPVSAQYERGFVHHVGAFDELEAQMLDWGSPASRKKSPDRMDAVVWGITELLDLQHEKKVLPGAHVVRSGYRL, from the coding sequence ATGGCCGTACCAAAGATTGAACTTAACTCAGACCAAGAAGAAGCATTCAAACTAGCCACTAACGCTAAAAACGCTTACCTCTTGTTCTATGGACCGTCCCGCTCGGGTAAGTCCTTCCTAATTCTCTATCTGATTATCAGTCGCGCCATGCGGGCGCCTGAGTCCCGACATATATGTTTCCGTGGAGCGCGTAACGCATGTGAGGCTTCATTATTCAAACTCACACTGCGTCAGGTAATGTCCAGTTGTTTTCCGGGCCTAATCGACCAGTGTGAAGTTCGCCTCTCCGATATGCAGCTCGTTCTGCCCAACAAGTCAGTCATCATGTTTGATGGTTTGGATGCAGACCGCTTGGATAAAGTCCTAGGACAGGAGTACAACACCGTTTGGATTAACGAGTGCAACGACCCTGAGATAACCTACGAAACAGTCAGTCAGTTAATGACTCGTATGTCCAGTGTCACAAAGACGCTTGATGGCAGCACTCTTGCGAACAAGATGTTCTTTGACTGTAACCCTAAATGGTACTCCGATTGGGAATACAAAGCCTTCATCCTTGGTGTCAATCCCAGTGACGGTAATGCGATGCCAGATGCTCACGAGTGGGTATCCTGCAAACTCAACACCAAAGCTAACTTGGCAAATATCAGCAAGGACTACATGAAGCGTCTTGCCGCAGGTTCAGCTGCATCACGCAAGCGTTTCATCGAAGGGGAATGGTCTAGCGACAACTCAGATGCCTTGTTCAATGTTGATTGGATTAATGAACATCGCATTCCAAAGCCGCTCAGTGTTATCACGCCTCTGGATACGCTTTCCCTTCTAGCCGACCAAGGGATTAACCTCAGTCGTATAACGGTTGCTGTTGACCCTGCCAAAACGAATGACAAAAAATCGGACCTTCATGGACTTACGGTTCAAGGTCTGGCGCATGACCACGAGGGTAATGCTCATGTCTACGTTCTCGCCGATTATTCTAAGAAGTGTTCCACGGATGCAATCTGTATCGCAATGGTAGAAGCCATGAATGCTTGGTCAGCTGACCGTATCGTCTTCGAGGACAATGCGACGGGTGGATGGCTCACGAGTACGCTAAGGCAGTACACGCACCATATCCCAAAGAACCTAAACGCTAATTCCCGAACGGGTGGTAAGTCTACTCGTGCGGAACCTGTCTCCGCTCAATATGAACGCGGGTTCGTCCACCACGTAGGAGCATTCGATGAGCTAGAAGCACAGATGTTGGATTGGGGGAGTCCAGCAAGTCGGAAGAAATCACCGGATAGGATGGATGCCGTCGTCTGGGGCATCACTGAGCTACTGGACTTACAGCATGAGAAGAAAGTTCTACCCGGCGCTCATGTAGTTCGTTCAGGCTACCGCCTCTAA
- a CDS encoding DUF4055 domain-containing protein has product MAINTPTPEIAVWHEQWTRNRDYVSGEAAVKAKGETYLPKIRAQDSAAEYQAHKTRTGFFPAAFKIAQGWNGLIFSKDPKLQSSERTRLLANLATRDGLTLNELSKWAVHEVLITNFGGILADHPDRASFPDNMSQADELRLGFRPYLNAYTAENILEVTRGFVGLRVMLTRVRLLEDDGKMVRELTINSNGVYEVILHKENEGQWYEDMRFIPTNNGAPLTEIPFTLLNTDNSVKPTPSLMENVVGLNHQHYILEGALAAAINLTAAPIAVTTGYVPEQDSNGNDIHIDFPIEPGAHWKFKSTEASTEWQIYEPKGQELVINKMRDLKDALSAVGHSILAPEKPAPEAAEAAVIRRNAENAMLTSFSKRVSTRLERAYQMWGAWIDGQELSYSLNDDLVAQIIPAQTATMLAQMQLNGQLSLRTLHETLKEGEIMPLNFDPELESQRIDDEQIDLPPTDTGF; this is encoded by the coding sequence TTGGCAATCAATACACCTACTCCAGAGATAGCAGTATGGCACGAGCAGTGGACGAGGAACAGAGACTACGTTTCTGGTGAAGCAGCCGTTAAAGCTAAGGGCGAAACCTATCTACCTAAGATTCGTGCCCAGGATAGTGCGGCCGAGTACCAGGCTCACAAAACTAGGACGGGTTTCTTTCCAGCAGCATTCAAAATTGCACAAGGCTGGAATGGCCTCATATTCAGCAAAGACCCTAAGCTACAGAGCAGTGAGCGCACTAGGCTTCTTGCCAATCTCGCTACACGGGATGGCCTTACACTTAATGAGCTATCCAAGTGGGCCGTGCATGAAGTCCTGATTACCAATTTTGGTGGTATCCTTGCAGACCATCCCGATCGGGCAAGCTTTCCAGACAACATGAGCCAAGCGGACGAACTGCGCCTTGGCTTCCGTCCATATCTAAATGCTTATACGGCAGAGAACATCCTTGAAGTCACTCGTGGGTTCGTTGGCCTTCGCGTCATGCTCACTAGGGTTAGGCTGCTTGAAGATGATGGTAAGATGGTGCGCGAACTGACCATCAACAGCAATGGTGTCTACGAAGTCATTCTCCATAAGGAGAACGAAGGACAGTGGTATGAGGATATGCGCTTCATCCCAACCAATAATGGCGCTCCGCTAACCGAGATACCTTTCACGCTTCTCAACACGGACAACAGCGTCAAGCCCACACCAAGCTTGATGGAAAATGTCGTTGGATTGAACCACCAGCATTACATCTTGGAAGGTGCGCTCGCGGCTGCAATCAACCTAACGGCAGCACCCATTGCAGTGACAACGGGATATGTCCCTGAACAGGATTCAAACGGCAACGATATTCATATTGATTTCCCCATTGAGCCAGGTGCCCACTGGAAGTTCAAAAGCACAGAAGCCAGCACGGAGTGGCAGATATACGAGCCTAAGGGCCAAGAGCTTGTGATTAACAAGATGCGCGATCTCAAGGACGCCCTATCTGCCGTTGGACATTCCATCCTTGCTCCTGAGAAGCCTGCACCAGAAGCCGCCGAAGCAGCGGTAATCCGCCGCAATGCAGAGAACGCAATGCTTACGAGTTTCAGCAAGCGCGTCTCCACCCGTTTAGAGCGAGCCTACCAGATGTGGGGCGCATGGATTGACGGACAGGAATTGTCCTACTCCCTCAATGACGACTTGGTGGCACAGATTATTCCCGCACAGACGGCAACCATGTTGGCGCAGATGCAGCTTAATGGACAGCTGAGCCTCCGCACCCTGCATGAAACGCTCAAAGAGGGTGAAATCATGCCGCTCAATTTCGACCCTGAGTTGGAATCACAGCGTATTGATGATGAACAGATTGACCTGCCACCAACTGACACAGGTTTCTAA
- a CDS encoding minor capsid protein produces MSVNEDLQDRAIRHALALQRYSKGLSDRIVRLLNSADKELIEKLAARLAAIDERGIDNGPKTTKRIKEMLSEISAINSAIFASIHDTLEGELTDFADAEARGQQKALEKAIVVNVATKLPSPRRIAAIASQTPIQGILLKPWVEGMGKARIERIEQQVRLGLLEGEGTDAIVRRIRGTRAAKYRDGILDKSRRSTQALVRTATTQVSNVAMQETWKANSNLIKGWEFMATLDSRTTVTCAGLSGQVFPIGEGPMPPRHVNCRSISVPVTKSFRELGLDRDELTPAQRASMDGQVPGDTTFKDWLERKGEATQNEVLGPERAAIFRSGKLNLDQFIKNDGSVLTLDELKRLYPSLG; encoded by the coding sequence ATGTCAGTGAACGAGGACCTGCAAGACAGGGCTATACGACACGCCCTTGCGCTACAGCGTTACAGCAAGGGGCTGAGTGACAGGATTGTTCGCCTCCTGAACAGTGCGGACAAAGAGCTGATTGAAAAGCTGGCAGCACGACTAGCAGCCATTGATGAGCGTGGAATTGATAACGGTCCAAAGACCACCAAACGTATCAAGGAAATGCTGAGCGAGATCTCGGCCATCAACAGCGCAATCTTCGCTTCTATTCACGATACGCTTGAGGGTGAACTCACAGACTTTGCAGATGCAGAAGCACGGGGCCAGCAGAAGGCGTTGGAGAAGGCCATAGTGGTCAACGTGGCAACCAAGCTGCCCAGTCCTCGCCGCATCGCTGCAATCGCTTCTCAGACGCCCATACAGGGCATTCTGCTCAAGCCTTGGGTCGAGGGCATGGGCAAGGCTCGCATCGAGCGCATCGAGCAGCAAGTTCGGCTTGGTTTGCTTGAGGGTGAAGGCACAGACGCGATTGTTCGCCGCATTAGGGGAACGCGAGCAGCCAAATACCGCGATGGCATTTTGGACAAAAGCAGGCGTTCCACTCAGGCGCTTGTCCGCACTGCGACGACACAGGTTAGCAATGTCGCGATGCAGGAAACATGGAAGGCCAATTCCAACCTCATCAAAGGGTGGGAGTTCATGGCAACTCTGGATAGCAGGACGACTGTAACCTGTGCTGGATTGTCGGGACAGGTTTTTCCGATTGGTGAAGGCCCTATGCCTCCCCGTCATGTCAACTGCCGCTCCATCAGCGTACCAGTAACTAAGTCGTTCCGTGAACTTGGTCTGGACAGGGACGAACTCACCCCTGCTCAACGGGCAAGCATGGATGGACAGGTACCCGGCGATACCACGTTCAAGGATTGGTTAGAGCGCAAGGGTGAAGCTACGCAGAACGAGGTACTTGGACCAGAGCGAGCAGCTATCTTCCGTTCTGGAAAACTCAACCTAGACCAATTCATCAAGAATGACGGCTCAGTGCTTACATTGGACGAGTTAAAACGCCTCTACCCTTCCCTCGGCTAA
- a CDS encoding phage tail tube protein: MSLVNASDLSHSIVKEETFGVTPTAAADRYELPLAADAEPLQASVTQIQSNTKRPNRSSNGSRRGAQMVEGSIETRFVRADFMDLLFQNALCGTYNTDVLKAAEEDQYFSVITKLADDMYKTYSGCCVSGFSLDAKGNEEVSINFDIMGAGQTLAATENALSVTSQSGLTEFVGTEVATITVAGQNLAVAELSFSTSLEKTKRYTLGSDTSLEYGVAGTRECNLMVKAYRESFAVDSAITGEAQECSFQIGGAGTGYEFKLPAAYGDIPKDTLSDGSAFVEINFSCGYDETEDTNLIITRLT; this comes from the coding sequence ATGTCCTTAGTGAACGCATCAGATTTATCACATAGTATCGTCAAGGAAGAAACCTTTGGCGTTACACCAACGGCTGCTGCCGACCGCTACGAACTACCACTTGCTGCTGACGCAGAGCCTCTACAGGCAAGCGTTACTCAGATTCAAAGCAATACCAAGCGCCCTAACCGTTCAAGCAATGGCTCACGCCGTGGCGCGCAGATGGTCGAGGGTTCAATTGAAACTCGCTTCGTTCGTGCAGACTTCATGGACTTGCTGTTCCAGAATGCACTTTGCGGCACCTACAATACCGACGTCCTCAAAGCAGCTGAAGAAGACCAGTATTTCTCGGTTATCACCAAGCTTGCTGACGACATGTACAAAACCTATTCTGGATGTTGCGTCAGCGGTTTCTCGCTAGATGCAAAGGGTAATGAAGAAGTTTCAATCAACTTTGACATTATGGGTGCAGGACAGACGCTTGCCGCTACTGAGAACGCTCTTTCGGTTACAAGTCAGTCCGGCCTAACTGAGTTCGTAGGTACCGAAGTTGCAACGATTACCGTTGCTGGTCAGAACCTCGCTGTCGCTGAACTAAGCTTCTCAACCAGCTTGGAAAAGACCAAGCGTTACACCCTCGGTAGCGACACCTCGCTTGAGTATGGTGTTGCTGGTACTCGTGAGTGCAACCTAATGGTTAAGGCTTACCGCGAGAGCTTCGCAGTTGATAGTGCGATTACAGGTGAAGCGCAGGAATGCAGTTTCCAGATTGGTGGTGCGGGAACGGGTTACGAGTTCAAGCTACCAGCTGCTTATGGTGACATTCCAAAGGATACGCTGAGCGATGGTTCAGCATTCGTAGAAATCAACTTTAGCTGTGGTTATGACGAAACCGAGGACACCAACCTCATCATTACCAGACTAACATAA